In the Tetrapisispora phaffii CBS 4417 chromosome 7, complete genome genome, one interval contains:
- the HSL1 gene encoding protein kinase HSL1 (similar to Saccharomyces cerevisiae HSL1 (YKL101W); ancestral locus Anc_2.479), giving the protein MSTLASSTALSRSFNMGDWNGMENDQLDHVVLSVTDATKRLSQHQDTDDLGSLDLHSSRNSIRNDNEYGKKRTASKISKLQRRGKKKTSRDMIGPWKLGKTLGKGSSGRVRLAKNKETGQLAAIKIVPKSKSTKFNNAKKNGNGKDNTYDNKPHLSYSSLHNRSNHSVLHNPSFLMDNSIIKNELGSDLDDDGNDSRNKDNSNRYGIEREIVIMKLVSHPNVMALYEVWENKNELYLVLEYVDGGELFDYLVSKGKLTELEAVRYFKQIIRGVQYCHSFNICHRDLKPENLLLDKKRKLIKIADFGMAALQVSNTLLKTSCGSPHYASPEIVMGKTYNGGPSDVWSCGIILFALLTGHLPFNDDSIKKLLIKVQNGRYQMPNYLSKDAKDLISRILLVNPKARLTTEQILEHPLITKYDNQYSLKKENKLTKQAIKNYNNLMRGKSNTDLAILQNIPDKTDIIQLRSRNDIDDSILRNLQILWNGVPRETLISKLIQDPVSEEKLIYSLLWQYKQRHTDNNISVSSDSLSKSSITVSTTNELATTTNSEKSNEFGEEKQELEIPRDAPKLMQKSKFSLYSMKMSESRNSSSDTDHYEMRFPSQSSQLNNLSFPVSSSRSFKGSISGRSLHSVKLEKIKHPGNSIIPSTPKTSLHISPSKRSLIASPSMKSINKTLKTRRTLQNSESKKSLYSLQSISKRSLNLKDYLKDEAMDHTLKNKKNNSSLTSTDSQFDLEGMMDNMLFGKELEGITEEGYSTQDDNSFGDGEDIESSESVKTLTKLGSSSMDTVTDFNNYMKNSFVKAAGNLNTDKYGHSEKLPSTDINHTREELLKKNDNNDPVKFHNTFINRNEEANIKFEKHDKKKSYNLRAMSEANGGDPETGKHSLDPRRNITLPEKQKLETLLNGVSSTLKTNISSHQRPEYMAKLTSLGQVHENSTWGMIETSYFNSTDSRKERHVESIDGNKSLIKSTSTRSSVIDTQTTASEDVTVPSMLAQSSTIEHDRTLLKMPTYFKNTSTTFKDLSAFLNSDLSLESISLKKSNTTTLSKSTPIKGSTSVYKGLKLTEHRPTELLINNKEMSKIERHNCAQSINNDGSYSDVSLVRDMTLNVHTAQAIKMSAANTKSINGQILSYGSLASSIESMVKFEDISSDSQMSVSDATSSSISAIGERVNNLVHKKAVSIDTLTTNNVFTPATDVRVSLYVNNNNSNTYNIPRETTEEALAKLSISPDDQEFKKNYQQKRFSNIQSIDNQKLMSVTNSLQSMFKDLESDESDESEQYNSTEVNPEWNDNYVTDTSKKKNQNRVTMLFDEDFVNPVPLLEEKKTSNNANITTGIENTQKTSKKNNSNLTKNEINIEKAKVKEDKIIKQSDKLPQATNQPAKSETSWFNRLFKGLKNKKSSNKKNTRNENSTSQLKASYNKKMTFEHKTNISFELTHMLTLKEFEKNEIEFKLSQFEQNANKDVVGYNCKFVQNNFKFSIKIEKLKGNNSSKTMITLKKKKLLDSEKSDSIFNKFNNDVDNVIKAAESKLMVN; this is encoded by the coding sequence ATGAGCACACTTGCATCTAGCACGGCTCTCTCAAGAAGCTTCAATATGGGGGACTGGAATGGCATGGAGAATGATCAATTGGACCATGTTGTTCTATCGGTAACGGACGCTACTAAAAGGTTATCCCAACATCAAGATACTGATGATCTGGGTTCCTTGGATTTACATTCCAGTAGGAATAGTATTCGCAATGATAATGAGTATGGGAAGAAACGTACAGCATCAAAAATTAGTAAATTGCAAAGACGTGGGAAGAAGAAGACGTCGAGGGATATGATAGGACCTTGGAAGTTGGGGAAAACTTTGGGAAAAGGTTCTTCTGGAAGAGTCAGGCTGGCGAAGAATAAAGAGACTGGCCAATTGGCTGCGATTAAAATCGTTCCGAAATCAAAGAGTACAAAGTTTAATaatgcaaaaaaaaatggtaaTGGGAAAGACAATACTTACGATAATAAACCTCATCTATCCTATTCTTCGTTGCATAACAGAAGTAACCATTCGGTTTTACATAATCCATCATTTTTGATGGATAATAgtatcattaaaaatgaattggGCAGTGATTTGGATGACGATGGTAATGATAGCAGGaataaagataattcaAATCGTTATGGTATCGAAAGagaaattgtaataatgaaattagtGTCTCATCCTAACGTGATGGCATTGTATGAAGTTTgggaaaataaaaatgaattgtaTTTGGTTTTAGAATATGTAGATGGAGGTGAACTATTCGATTATTTGGTCTCAAAGGGAAAGTTAACGGAATTAGAAGCAgtaagatattttaaacaaattataaGAGGTGTACAATATTGTCATTCCTTTAATATCTGTCATAGAGATTTAAAGCCTGAAAATTTACTTCtagataaaaaaagaaaattgatCAAGATTGCTGACTTTGGTATGGCAGCTTTACAAGTATCAAAtacattattaaaaacttCATGTGGTTCTCCGCACTATGCATCTCCAGAAATTGTAATGGGGAAGACTTATAATGGTGGTCCAAGTGATGTATGGTCATGCGGTATTATATTGTTCGCATTATTAACAGGTCATTTACCATTTAATGATGATAgcataaaaaaattattgattaaAGTACAGAATGGCAGGTATCAAATGCCAAATTATCTCTCTAAAGATGCAAAAGATTTGATTTCAAGAATATTACTTGTAAATCCAAAAGCAAGATTGACAACTGAACAAATTTTAGAACATCCATTGATAACCAAATATGATAATCAATATAGtttgaagaaagagaatAAATTAACTAAACAAGCCATTAAGAATTATAATAACCTTATGAGAGGTAAATCGAATACTGATCTAGcaattttacaaaatatcCCTGATAAAACTGATATTATCCAGTTACGCAGTAGAAATGACATAGATGACTCTATACTGAGAAATCTACAAATTTTATGGAATGGTGTTCCAAGAGAAACATTGATCTCAAAATTAATACAGGATCCTGTATCggaagaaaaattaatttattccTTATTGTGGCAATATAAGCAAAGGCATACGGATAACAATATATCAGTGTCTTCAGACTCTTTAAGTAAATCGTCTATTACAGTGTCTACCACCAATGAACTCGCAACTACTACGAATTCTGAAAAGAGTAACGAGTTCGGTGAAGAGAAACAGGAACTAGAAATACCTAGAGATGCTCCTAAATTAATGCAAAAATCCAAGTTTAGCTTATATTCTATGAAAATGTCAGAAAGCAGAAATAGTTCCAGCGATACTGATCACTATGAAATGCGTTTCCCTTCACAATCTTCccaattaaataatttatcatttcCAGTAAGCAGTTCCAGATCATTTAAAGGTTCTATTTCTGGTAGATCCTTACATTCGgtaaaattggaaaaaattAAGCATCCTGGCAATAGCATCATTCCATCAACTCCTAAAACTTCATTGCATATATCACCCTCTAAGAGGTCGTTGATAGCCTCGCCTTCGatgaaatcaataaataaaaccTTAAAGACCAGAAGAACTCTACAAAATTCAGAATCAAAAAAGTCATTATATTCCTTACaatcaatttcaaagagatctttgaatttaaaagattatttaaaagatgaagCAATGGATCAcacattgaaaaataaaaagaacaaCTCATCTCTTACTTCAACTGATTCACAATTCGATTTGGAAGGAATGATGGATAATATGTTATTTGgaaaagaattagaagGAATTACAGAAGAAGGATATTCCACTCAGGATGATAATTCCTTTGGAGATGGCGAAGATATTGAATCTTCGGAATCAGTTAAGACATTAACTAAATTAGGAAGTTCATCGATGGATACAGTAACTGATTTTAACAATTATATGAAGAATTCATTTGTCAAAGCTGCTGGGAATTTGAATACAGATAAATATGGTCACTCTGAAAAACTGCCTTCCACGGATATCAACCATACAAGAGAAGAACTgcttaaaaaaaatgacaatAATGATCCAGTAAAGTTCCACAATACTTTTATAAATAGAAATGAAGAAGCTaacattaaatttgaaaaacatgataaaaagaaaagctATAACCTGAGGGCAATGTCAGAAGCCAATGGAGGAGACCCTGAAACTGGAAAGCACTCGCTTGATCCtagaagaaatattacACTACCGGAAAAACAAAAGCTTGAAACACTTCTAAACGGTGTCTCAAGTACTCTCAAAACTAATATAAGTAGTCATCAAAGGCCAGAATATATGGCGAAACTTACATCTCTAGGACAAGTTCATGAAAATTCCACATGGGGCATGATCGAAACATCTTACTTTAACTCAACTGATAGTAGGAAAGAAAGGCACGTAGAATCTATTGATGGAAATAAATCACTTATAAAATCAACCAGCACCAGAAGCAGTGTGATAGACACGCAAACAACAGCATCAGAGGATGTTACAGTTCCTAGTATGTTAGCCCAATCCAGTACTATTGAACATGATAGAACTTTACTAAAGATGCCGACATATTTTAAGAATACTTCCACTACTTTCAAGGATTTAAGTGCTTTTCTTAACTCAGACTTATCTCTTGAATCTATATCCTTAAAAAAATCCAATACTACTACGTTAAGTAAGTCTACTCCAATTAAGGGATCGACTTCAGTTTATAAAGGTTTGAAGTTAACAGAACATCGACCAACTGAATTACtgattaataataaagagaTGTCTAAGATTGAAAGACATAATTGCGCTCAAtctattaataatgatggATCTTACTCGGATGTAAGTTTGGTTAGAGATATGACGTTAAATGTCCATACTGCCCAGGCCATAAAAATGTCAGCAGCCAACACAAAAAGTATCAATGGCCAAATTTTATCGTATGGATCATTAGCTTCTAGCATTGAAAGCATGgtaaaatttgaagatatttCAAGTGATTCACAAATGAGTGTATCAGATGCTACATCCTCTTCTATCTCTGCAATTGGTGAACgagttaataatttagttCATAAAAAGGCAGTTTCAATTGATACTTTGACAACAAATAATGTCTTCACGCCAGCAACAGATGTGAGAGTTAGCCTGTATGttaacaacaacaatagtAATACATATAATATACCTCGTGAAACTACTGAAGAAGCATTGGCTAAGCTCAGCATCTCCCCGGATGACCAAGAATTCAAGAAGAATTACCAACAAAAAAGATTTTCTAATATACAGTCAATCGATAATCAAAAACTGATGAGTGTGACTAATTCTCTGCAATCTATGTTTAAAGACTTAGAATCAGATGAGTCAGATGAATCGGAACAGTATAATAGTACTGAAGTAAATCCTGAATGGAACGATAATTATGTGACTGATACctcaaaaaaaaaaaaccaAAACCGAGTTACTATGttatttgatgaagatTTTGTAAATCCGGTTCCTTTGTTAGAAGAGAAGAAAACTTCTAATAATGCAAACATAACTACCGGTATTGAAAATACCCAAAAAACGAGTAAGAAGAATAATAGTAACTTaactaaaaatgaaataaatattgagAAAGCAAAGGTTAAAGAggataaaattataaagcAATCTGACAAATTACCACAAGCAACTAACCAGCCTGCAAAAAGTGAAACTTCATGGTTCAATAGGTTATTTAAAGggttaaaaaataaaaagtcatcaaataaaaaaaataccagaaatgaaaattcaaCTTCACAACTAAAGGCTagttataataaaaaaatgacGTTCGAAcataaaacaaatatttcttttgaattaacTCATATGTTAACTCTAAAAGAATTTgagaaaaatgaaatagaATTCAAGCTTTCCCAATTTGAACAAAATGCCAATAAAGATGTTGTTGGTtataattgtaaatttgtacaaaataactttaaattttcaattaaaattgaaaagttaaagggaaataattcttctaaaactatgataacattaaaaaagaagaaattgttGGATTCAGAAAAATCTGATTCGatatttaacaaattcaacaaCGATGTTGACAATGTTATTAAAGCAGCCGAATCTAAACTCATGGTGAACTAG
- the ADH3 gene encoding alcohol dehydrogenase ADH3 (similar to Saccharomyces cerevisiae ADH3 (YMR083W); ancestral locus Anc_2.480): MLRLSTTRTIKSTRQTYLGRILTKCYESTYQIPKTQKGVIFYENNGPLEYKDIPVPKPKSNEILINVEYSGVCHTDLHAWKGDWPLPVKLPLVGGHEGAGVVVGMGDNVKNWKIGDLAGIKWLNGSCMSCELCENGFEANCEHADLSGYTHDGSFQQYATADAVQAARIPAGTDLANVAPILCAGVTVYKALKTADLKPGDWVAISGAAGGLGSLAVQYAAAMGLRVIGIDGGEDKKKLFEKCGGEVFIDFTKSKDIVKDIQEATHGGPHGVINVSVSDKAISQSVQYIRPTGTVVVVGMPANAVVKSDVFNQVVKSIQIKGSYVGNRADTREALDFFTRGLVKSPIKVVGLSELPKVYELMETGKILGRYVVDTSK; this comes from the coding sequence ATGTTAAGATTGTCAACCACACGCACAATTAAATCTACCAGGCAAACCTATCTTGGCAGAATTCTAACAAAATGTTATGAAAGTACGTATCAAATTCCAAAGACTCAAAAAGGTGTTATTTTCtatgaaaataatggaCCTTTAgaatataaagatattcCAGTCCCAAAACCAAAATCAAATGAAATTCTAATCAATGTTGAATATTCAGGTGTCTGTCACACAGATTTACATGCTTGGAAAGGTGATTGGCCATTACCAGTTAAGTTACCACTAGTTGGTGGTCATGAAGGTGCTGGTGTTGTTGTTGGTATGGGTGACAACGTTAAGAACTGGAAAATTGGTGACCTTGCAGGTATTAAATGGTTAAATGGTTCATGCATGTCCTGTGAATTATGTGAAAATGGTTTTGAAGCAAACTGTGAACATGCCGATTTATCTGGTTACACACATGATGGTTCCTTCCAACAATATGCCACTGCTGATGCCGTCCAAGCTGCAAGAATCCCAGCCGGTACTGATTTAGCTAACGTCGCACCAATTTTATGTGCGGGTGTTACTGTATACAAGGCTTTAAAGACTGCCGATTTAAAACCTGGTGATTGGGTTGCCATCTCAGGTGCTGCGGGTGGTTTAGGTTCATTAGCCGTTCAATATGCTGCTGCCATGGGTTTAAGAGTTATTGGTATCGATGGTGGTGAAGATAAGAAGAAGCTTTTCGAAAAATGTGGTGGTGAAGTTTTTATTGACTTTACAAAATCAAAGGATATAGTGAAGGATATCCAAGAAGCCACTCATGGTGGTCCACATGGTGTCATCAACGTTTCTGTCTCAGATAAAGCTATCTCTCAATCTGTCCAATACATTAGACCAACAGGTACCGTTGTAGTAGTCGGTATGCCAGCCAATGCAGTTGTCAAATCTGATGTTTTTAACCAAGTTGTTAAATCAATCCAAATAAAGGGCTCATATGTTGGTAACAGAGCCGATACCAGAGAAGCTTTGGACTTTTTCACTAGAGGCTTGGTTAAATCTCCAATCAAAGTTGTCGGTTTATCCGAATTACCAAAGGTATATGAACTAATGGAGACTGGTAAAATCTTGGGAAGATACGTCGTTGATACTTCCAAATAA
- the UTP11 gene encoding rRNA-processing protein UTP11 (similar to Saccharomyces cerevisiae UTP11 (YKL099C); ancestral locus Anc_2.482) — protein MAKLVHNIQKKQHRERSQLSSRNRLGLLEKHKDYVKRATDYHKKEKTIKYLKEKVKSRNKDEYYHGMHNAKKDSKTNLLISNRYGKGIDETLTADQVKLLKTQDSNYIRTLRQSELSKVNKLSKNLTFSNNSTNQHKIFVESNSEMKNFKPEVYFNTSTELLNRKENRLTNDQLHDLKNNNNTMSDEVQKHILKKKLKHFRNVKSHMEREVKLKEIESRMNLQREVMKNGSKKKITDAKTGAISFKWKKQRKR, from the coding sequence ATGGCTAAACTAGTTCACAATATCCAGAAAAAGCAACATAGAGAGAGATCACAGTTGTCAAGTAGAAACAGACTTGGTCTGTTGGAAAAACACAAAGATTATGTGAAGAGAGCAACCGATTACCACAAGAAGGAGAAAaccattaaatatttaaaagagaaAGTAAAAAGTCGCAACAAAGATGAATATTACCATGGTATGCATAATGCTAAAAAAgattcaaaaacaaatttgttaatatcAAATAGATATGGTAAAGGCATTGATGAAACTTTAACTGCTGACCAAGTGAAGTTATTGAAAACTCAGGACTCAAACTATATCAGAACTCTGAGACAGTCTGAATTATCAAAAGTTAATAAGCTCTCTAAGAACTTAACATTCTCTAACAATTCAACCAACCAACATAAAATTTTTGTGGAGTCAAATTCTgagatgaaaaatttcaagCCAGAAGTTTACTTCAATACTAGtactgaattattaaacaGAAAGGAAAATAGATTAACAAATGACCAGTTACATGATctaaagaataataataatacaatgAGTGATGAAGTTCAAAAACATATCcttaaaaagaaattgaaacaCTTTAGGAACGTGAAAAGCCATATGGAGAGAGAAGttaaattgaaagaaatcGAATCAAGAATGAATTTGCAGAGAGAAGTAATGAAGAATGGATCTAAAAAGAAGATTACTGATGCGAAAACTGGTgctatttcatttaaatggAAAAAACAACGTAAACGTTAA
- the TPHA0G03230 gene encoding uncharacterized protein, which yields MLLQSTTIDAKVSSQINDCHINVNLHPNYDYLANSHYENSHYDKNFHDRLPNTKKGQIDKHKLQTAWHPKKPAKQFFQHPARTGTPSRSATHHRSLLQPLPPCPARTATLSLHGRILYLQTQNVLLLKVNHSIVRLGPIPQANAHDQASTTKAKTFMK from the coding sequence ATGCTTCTCCAATCAACAACAATTGATGCAAAAGTTAGTTCCCAAATCAATGATTGCCACATTAATGTAAACCTACATCCTAACTATGATTATTTAGCAAATAGTCACTATGAGAACAGCCACTATGACAAAAATTTCCATGATCGTTTACCTAATACTAAGAAAGGACAAATAGATAAACATAAACTACAGACTGCTTGGCATCCAAAAAAACCAGCGAAACAATTCTTTCAACATCCAGCCAGAACAGGGACTCCGTCACGTTCGGCGACACACCATCGGAGTCTGCTCCAACCTCTGCCCCCTTGTCCGGCGAGAACAGCAACTCTGTCACTTCACGGTCGGATACTTTATCTTCAGACTCAGAATGTGTTACTTCTAAAAGTAAACCACAGTATAGTAAGACTAGGTCCCATACCACAAGCAAATGCACACGACCAAGCCTCCACAACCAAGGCTAAAACATTTATGAAGTGA
- the TPHA0G03240 gene encoding uncharacterized protein (similar to Saccharomyces cerevisiae CWP2 (YKL096W-A); ancestral locus Anc_2.484), whose amino-acid sequence MQFSSVVALVSIVSLTRAAVSQIGDGQVQAATAASTVAAVSQITDGQIQATTAAAQNTVAAVSQITDGQIQATKGNATVSVQTENGAARLAVGAGAAAFAAYLL is encoded by the coding sequence atgcaaTTCTCCTCCGTTGTCGCCTTAGTCTCTATTGTTTCTTTAACCAGAGCCGCTGTCTCCCAAATTGGTGACGGTCAGGTCCAAGCTGCTACTGCCGCTTCTACCGTTGCTGCCGTCTCCCAAATCACTGACGGCCAAATCCAAGCCACCACCGCCGCTGCTCAAAACACTGTCGCTGCTGTTTCTCAAATCACCGACGGTCAAATCCAAGCCACCAAGGGCAACGCTACCGTCTCCGTCCAAACCGAAAACGGTGCCGCTAGATTAGCTGTCGGTGCTGGTGCCGCTGCTTTCGCTGCTTACTTATTATAA
- the TPHA0G03250 gene encoding uncharacterized protein: MAQSRRCRAVTAPHLQLATAVFEKISCCLCVVCVLPRKSPYRTPNHHATKTTKQQWLLCLFVKQFPPARFVLTVSGLCFYLWSLFSTKKVSQNSFYRCCLLGPPRPEPALFFGRFRRRKQQTSTSCAPFWTVGSLKTGKTILIKKPTTKKQTKSCLCL, from the coding sequence ATGGCACAGTCCAGACGGTGCCGTGCAGTTACGGCGCCTCATCTTCAGCTCGCAACTGCTGtgtttgaaaaaatttcCTGCTGTTTATGTGTTGTTTGTGTTTTACCGCGGAAATCTCCGTACAGAACTCCAAACCATCACGCGACGAAAACAACAAAACAACAGTGGTTGCTGTGTCTGTTTGTGAAACAGTTTCCGCCAGCACGGTTTGTTCTTACTGTATCAGGCCTGTGTTTCTATTTATGGTCTTTGTTCTCGACCAAAAAAGTGAGCCAGAACTCTTTCTATCGCTGTTGTCTACTGGGCCCCCCGCGTCCAGAACCTGCTCTCTTCTTCGGACGCTTCCGCCGACGAAAACAGCAAACGTCAACAAGCTGCGCTCCCTTTTGGACCGTGGGTTCTCTCAAAACAGGTAAAACTATCCTGATTAAGAAGCCTACAACAAAGAAACAAACTAAGTCATGCCTGTGTCTATAG
- the TPHA0G03260 gene encoding TLC domain-containing protein (similar to Saccharomyces cerevisiae LAG1 (YHL003C) and LAC1 (YKL008C); ancestral locus Anc_2.501), translating into MSETDIDDKILFDSDQKTTYSTSVNANPMQSLDNKAKIRTRSRRGSSLGRIDLGDTVRSLGTMPSSKQEKKASKNRLKVLSMESKGDRDLLKKIWISYREMAYRNTWLNPLILLLIVYFMYFTSGNRTETNPLHQFMYISYQIGDTDQYGKGIKDLSFVFFHMIFFTFIREFLMDVVIKPVTIYVLKVTSPHRIKRIMEQVYTTCYTGVSGPFGIYIMYHSDLWLFETKTMYVTYPDLYNSYLYKLFYLGQASFWAQQACVLVLQLEKPRKDHKELIFHHIVTLLLIWSSYVFHFTKMGLAVYITMDVTDCLLALSKTLNYLESPLASPLFAFFFATWLYLRHYINLKILWSVLTQFRTEGPYILNFATQQYKCWISLPIVFSLIFALQLLNVYWVILIIRVLYRIIFLGIEKDERSDSESDSEEDSEVSSESGDSEGESPTKAKKA; encoded by the coding sequence ATGTCTGAAACagatattgatgataaaataCTATTTGATAGTGACCAAAAAACTACATACAGTACATCGGTGAACGCAAACCCGATGCAATCTTTAGATAATAAAGCAAAAATTAGAACCAGATCTAGAAGAGGTTCTTCTTTAGGCAGAATTGACCTTGGCGATACTGTACGAAGCCTTGGCACCATGCCAAGCTCGAAGCAAGAGAAGAAAGCCTCAAAAAATAGACTGAAAGTACTATCAATGGAGTCTAAAGGTGACAGAGAtttgttgaaaaaaatttggaTCTCTTACAGAGAAATGGCTTATCGTAACACATGGTTGAACCCATTGATATTGCTTCTTATTGTTTATTTCATGTATTTTACGTCGGGAAACAGAACGGAAACAAATCCATTACATCAATTCATGTATATATCCTATCAAATTGGGGATACCGATCAATATGGTAAGGGCATAAAAGATTTAtcatttgtatttttccatatgatttttttcaCGTTTATAAGAGAATTTCTAATGGACGTAGTCATAAAGCCAGTTACTATTTATGTCTTAAAAGTAACTTCTCCCCATAGGATTAAGAGAATCATGGAACAGGTATACACAACATGTTACACAGGTGTGTCCGGTCCATTCGGTATTTACATCATGTACCATTCGGATTTATGGTTATTCGAAACGAAAACCATGTATGTCACATATCCTGATTTATACAACTCCTATCTTTATAAGTTATTTTACTTAGGTCAAGCGTCATTTTGGGCTCAACAAGCTTGTGTTTTGGTCTTACAATTAGAAAAACCAAGAAAAGATCATAAAGAACTAATTTTCCATCATATTGTCACTTTACTATTGATTTGGTCTTCATATGTTTTCCATTTCACAAAGATGGGTCTAGCAGTCTACATAACTATGGATGTCACTGATTGCTTATTAGCTTTATCCAAAACATTGAACTATTTAGAATCCCCATTGGCTTCTCCACTGTTTGCTTTCTTCTTCGCCACTTGGTTGTATTTGCGTCATTACATTAACTTAAAGATTCTTTGGTCAGTACTAACGCAATTCCGTACAGAAGGtccatatatattaaattttgcTACTCAACAATACAAATGTTGGATTTCTTTACCAATTGtcttttcattaatttttgcACTACAGTTATTGAATGTTTATTGGGTTATTTTAATCATTAGAGTTCTTTATAGAATCATCTTTTTAGGAATCGAAAAAGATGAAAGAAGTGACAGTGAATCAGATTCAGAAGAAGACAGTGAGGTTTCATCTGAATCTGGTGATTCAGAAGGTGAATCTCCAACCAAAGCAAAAAAAGCATAG
- the MRP4 gene encoding mitochondrial 37S ribosomal protein uS2m (similar to Saccharomyces cerevisiae MRP4 (YHL004W); ancestral locus Anc_2.500) — protein MSVSLLFRNIPSSSAKRVLLLKSIRCYSTPVESSDISVSNLEHSTEEEDDVFLLRQKQYNDQLVESLKKLKATPVEEIEGLADTLETPLTEKEKQLDAELFDFLKKYSQSNKIIETDNLNMDNIDSSSSTLSSSINAFKGSNTINGKKFPYLIPSQRDKPYTTQELFLRQLKHASHTAKLGANIHDIYFPHKDISSPSLPEKMTMSKLLAAGVHLGQSTALWRASTQPFIYGEYKGIHIIDLNQTLHYLKRAAKVVEGITEQGGIVLFLGTREGQKKALYEAAKRTRGYYVSSRWIPGTLTNPTEISSSWERHEVDMLDRPTGRELSPEEQTGIVKPDLLVILNPTENRNALNEAMQARVPTIGIIDTDSEPSIVTYPIPGNDDSLRSVNLLLGVLAKAGERGLKNRLQKASN, from the coding sequence aTGTCAGTTTCTTTGCTGTTTAGAAATATACCTTCAAGCTCAGCCAAGCGTGTATTGttattgaaatcaattaGATGTTATTCCACCCCAGTTGAATCTAGTGACATTAGTGTTAGTAACTTAGAACATTCtactgaagaagaagacgATGTGTTTCTATTACGCCAAAAACAATACAATGATCAACTTGTTGAGAGCctaaagaaattaaaagcTACCCCGGTAGAAGAAATCGAAGGTTTGGCAGATACTTTGGAAACTCCATTAACTGAGAAAGAAAAGCAATTGGATGCAGAATTATTTGactttttaaagaaatattctcaatccaataaaattattgagACTGATAACCTAAATATGGACAATATAGACTCTTCGTCGTCTactttatcttcttcaatcaATGCTTTCAAAGGTTCTAACACTATCAATGGTAAGAAATTCCCATATTTAATTCCTTCCCAAAGGGATAAACCTTACACTACACaggaattatttttaagaCAGTTAAAGCATGCGTCTCACACTGCAAAATTGGGAGCGAATATCCATGACATATATTTTCCACACAAAGATATAAGTTCTCCTAGTTTACCTGAAAAGATGACAATGTCAAAGCTGCTAGCAGCAGGTGTCCATTTAGGTCAGTCTACTGCGTTATGGAGGGCATCTACTCAACCTTTCATTTACGGCGAATATAAAGGAATCCACATTATAGATCTAAATCAGACATTACATTATTTGAAGAGAGCTGCAAAAGTAGTGGAAGGTATCACTGAACAAGGCGGTAtcgttttatttttagGCACAAGAGAAGGTCAAAAGAAAGCCTTATACGAAGCTGCCAAAAGAACTCGTGGTTATTATGTCTCGTCAAGGTGGATTCCTGGTACTTTAACTAACCCAACAGAAATATCGTCATCTTGGGAAAGACATGAAGTTGATATGTTAGATAGACCTACAGGTAGAGAATTATCTCCAGAAGAACAAACGGGTATTGTCAAACCAGACTTACTTGTTATATTAAATCCTACCGAAAATAGAAATGCATTGAATGAAGCCATGCAAGCTAGAGTGCCAACAATTGGTATTATTGATACCGACTCTGAGCCTTCTATTGTAACTTACCCAATACCCGGTAATGATGATTCATTAAGATCTGTAAATCTACTACTTGGTGTCCTGGCTAAGGCTGGAGAACGTGGTCTAAAGAATCGTTTACAAAAGGcatcaaattaa